Within Myceligenerans xiligouense, the genomic segment GGCGAACCTGCGGCTGGCCCGCCGCGCCGTCCGGCGTGCCTCGTCGTACTGGCGGAGTCCGAGCAGGCAGCGGGCGTGAAACCATTCGGCCTCGGCGTGGTCGGCGCGCCATCCCACTCTGGCGAGTTGCTCGACAGCCGTCCGCAGGAGACGTTCGGCGTCCAGGAGCAGTCCGCTGTCGAAGAGCACCTCGGCACGTGCGAGGAGCGGGATCCCGTCGTCCCGGTCGGGTGTGAGGTCGTGGGACTGCTCCATCGACGCCAGCGCGCCAGGCAGGTCCCCCATGGCGTACAAGGCGTACCCGATGTTGCCCAGCGCGAACGAGGTGGACATGACGTTCCCTGCCTGAGCCGCGTGTTCGTAGGACTCCTGGTAGTCGCGCAGGGCGGCCTCGAACATGCCGAGCTCGCTGTGCGCGTTCCCCCGGTTCAGGAGCAGGATCGCCCGCTCCTCGTCCTCGAGCAGGTCGGCGTTCTCGAAGGCCTCGGAGAAGTGGTCGAGCGCGGAACGCGTGCTGCCGGTGCGGATCAGCAGGACCCCCCGTTGCAGCTGGACCAAGGTGCCGAGAGACGTGTCGGCCGACCCCTCGGCGAACTCCTCGGCCCGGGAGCACAGCCTCATCGCGTCGTCGAGCGAGTCGGTCCGCATGAGCACCGAGTTCGACAACCCCAGGTGGCCGCGCACGGCGAGGCCGTCCCACATCTGTCGCTGATCCGGGCTGAGGGACTCGACGGCGATCGCCTCGATCTCGTCGAGCACGCGACGGAACGCGGACTCCCCGGCGGCCCATCGCGCTCGTTTGTTCAGCTCGCGCGCCCCTTTGATCCGGGACGCGAGCGACTGCAGATGTGAGTCGTCCACCGTCATGGTGCCGGCCTCATCGTGCGGCGGTGGGTTCCGGCATCCCCGTCACAGCCTGTACCGCCCGCCACGCCATGGCCACCCGGTGCCCCTCCTCCCCTTCGTTCCGCTGTTCCAGGAGTTCCTGCGCGAGCTCGCCGGCGAGCACCGGCGCGGCGAACGAGGTGCCGCTCCACTGCGCGAAACCCCCGGTGTAGTCGTCGGGGTCGGTGGACTCGCGCAGCGGGTCCACGCCGAGGAACTGCGGCTGCAGGGGTCCGTCGGCCGTGACCGGCATGGTGCTCACGACCTCCCGGCCGTGCCGCACACAGGTGACCCAGGGGCCGTCGTTGCTGAAGTCCGCGAGCGTCCCGTTCGGGTTGGAGGCGCCGACCGAGAGGATGGGCGGGTAGTCCGGGTGCAGGTCTCGCAGGTCGAACGGCTCGACACGGTCCTCGATCCGCCGGACGTGCGGCGCCCAGGCCGCGGGGAAGATCTCGCGGTCGTCCCCGTCGTTGCCGGCCGACACGACGACGAGGACGCCCGCGCGGCGCAGGTCCCGCAGCACGCCCCGGAGGACTCCCTCGTAGTCGTCGTCCTCCGCGACCTCGGGACGGAAGCCCATGGCGAGCACGAGGATGTCCACGGGCGCGCAGCCGTCGGTCCCGGCGACGCCGCGCAGGTGGTACTCCAGCAGGCGTTCCAGCGTCCGCGTCAGGTCCCACTCGCGGACCAGCCCGTCGGTCGACATCGCCCGGACGGGCAGGATCGCCGCGTCCGGGCACATCTGGTGCACGACACCGGCGATGAACGTCCCGTGACCGGCGAACGGGGTGAGGCCGTCAGGCGTGGTGTCGGGTTCGTCTTCCGTGTACGTGCCGATGGGGTGGCCGTCGACCGCCGCGTCGCGGATCACCAGCCGATCGCCGTCGAGCCAGGGGTGCTCCCCGATCCCTGTGTCGACGACGGCCACGACGGGACGGTGCATCCCGTGCTCGGTGAGCCACGGTGCGGGGCCGTCGCCGAACAGGCGGCGCGGCGCCGGACCGATCCGGTGCGCGGGCTCGCGGTCCCCCGGGACCGGCAGCCCTCCCCCGTTCCGGTGCCCGACGAGCACGTGATCGAGCCCGATGCGCTTCCGCTCACCGGTGTCGACCGCCGACGCGACGTCGTCCAGCAGGTCCCACACGTCGCCGTCGTCCCCGGCGAGGTGCACCGCGAGCCCGGGCCGCGGCGCCGCGGCGCGCGAGCCGGCCCGTTCCAGGTGCTCCTCCGCGAACTCGAGATTCCGCTCGGCGGCGCGTTCCCGCAGCAGGTCGAGCAGCG encodes:
- a CDS encoding S8 family peptidase, whose translation is MSSLPETPQVRDHTGGWRPVRDLDPESARSRREVSLAPTRYVADRLILRTTPGDDPDPLLDLLRERAAERNLEFAEEHLERAGSRAAAPRPGLAVHLAGDDGDVWDLLDDVASAVDTGERKRIGLDHVLVGHRNGGGLPVPGDREPAHRIGPAPRRLFGDGPAPWLTEHGMHRPVVAVVDTGIGEHPWLDGDRLVIRDAAVDGHPIGTYTEDEPDTTPDGLTPFAGHGTFIAGVVHQMCPDAAILPVRAMSTDGLVREWDLTRTLERLLEYHLRGVAGTDGCAPVDILVLAMGFRPEVAEDDDYEGVLRGVLRDLRRAGVLVVVSAGNDGDDREIFPAAWAPHVRRIEDRVEPFDLRDLHPDYPPILSVGASNPNGTLADFSNDGPWVTCVRHGREVVSTMPVTADGPLQPQFLGVDPLRESTDPDDYTGGFAQWSGTSFAAPVLAGELAQELLEQRNEGEEGHRVAMAWRAVQAVTGMPEPTAAR